One window from the genome of Synechococcales cyanobacterium T60_A2020_003 encodes:
- a CDS encoding winged helix-turn-helix transcriptional regulator: MAVKTDASADSTTIQMAAAFHALSEPLRLQILDLLREQELCVCDLCEALGTAQSKLSFHLKTLKEADLVRSRQEGRWIYYSLNLPQFAQLEQYLSDFRRLSPMHPARPCKPGK; encoded by the coding sequence ATGGCTGTTAAAACCGACGCTTCCGCAGATTCCACAACGATCCAGATGGCCGCTGCCTTCCATGCCCTCTCAGAGCCCCTGCGCCTGCAAATTTTGGACTTGCTGAGAGAACAAGAACTGTGTGTTTGTGATCTTTGTGAGGCGTTGGGTACGGCTCAGTCGAAGCTATCGTTTCACCTGAAAACATTAAAAGAGGCTGACTTAGTGCGATCGCGCCAAGAAGGACGCTGGATTTACTACAGCCTCAATCTTCCCCAGTTTGCCCAGCTAGAGCAGTATCTGTCCGATTTTCGACGACTCAGTCCCATGCATCCGGCTCGGCCTTGCAAACCGGGAAAGTAG
- a CDS encoding metallophosphoesterase produces MGRFSRRWFLALAVLGFILGIGLAVVETSLLSNAEPQPNQAAIAQPAETLPAPSVTPPAPLHPETVALVERTGLTDPPRGDVRLVVISDLNSAYGSTDYDPEIDIAMKLVPFWNPDLVLCSGDMVAGQSLDLSPTQIQAMWAAFDQHIPAPLREMQIPFGFTIGNHDASGARDGGGFVFQQERDLASAYWNDPAHDPGLRFVDRYEFPFYYTFEANDIFFLSWDGSTSSIPDDKLAWVEQALASEKAQQAKMRVLIGHLPLYGIAVGRDEPGDVMANADSLRSLLERYNVHTYISGHQHAYYPAHRGNLQLLHTGALGSGPRQIIDTNLAPRKTLTVVDVNFDTPDLTTYTTYDMQQFTQIDMAELPRFLVAHNGLVLRRDVNESDLSAAEKAQCEQRLSADKCAA; encoded by the coding sequence ATGGGTAGATTCAGCAGACGGTGGTTTTTAGCCCTCGCCGTATTGGGCTTCATCCTGGGGATCGGTCTGGCTGTTGTCGAAACCTCTTTATTGAGCAATGCCGAGCCGCAACCGAACCAAGCGGCGATCGCCCAACCCGCCGAAACCCTCCCCGCGCCCTCGGTGACTCCCCCTGCACCCCTACACCCCGAAACCGTGGCTCTGGTAGAACGCACAGGGCTAACCGATCCACCCAGGGGGGATGTGCGCCTGGTGGTGATTAGCGACCTCAACAGCGCCTACGGCTCCACGGACTACGATCCCGAAATCGATATCGCTATGAAGCTCGTTCCCTTCTGGAATCCGGATCTCGTCCTGTGTAGCGGGGACATGGTGGCAGGGCAAAGCCTGGATCTGTCCCCCACCCAAATCCAGGCGATGTGGGCAGCGTTTGATCAACACATTCCCGCTCCTCTCCGCGAAATGCAGATTCCCTTTGGCTTCACCATCGGCAACCATGATGCATCGGGGGCACGAGATGGGGGCGGCTTCGTGTTCCAACAGGAACGGGATCTCGCCTCTGCGTACTGGAACGATCCCGCCCACGATCCAGGACTCCGATTCGTTGATCGCTACGAATTCCCCTTCTACTATACCTTTGAAGCCAACGATATTTTCTTTCTGTCATGGGACGGCTCCACCAGTTCTATTCCCGATGACAAGCTCGCCTGGGTGGAGCAAGCCCTAGCCAGCGAGAAAGCACAGCAGGCAAAAATGCGAGTTCTCATCGGTCATCTGCCTCTCTATGGCATTGCCGTCGGTCGGGATGAACCCGGAGACGTGATGGCGAATGCCGATTCATTGCGATCGCTCCTAGAACGCTACAACGTGCATACCTACATCAGCGGTCATCAGCACGCTTACTATCCCGCCCATCGCGGCAACCTCCAACTCCTCCATACCGGAGCCTTGGGATCGGGGCCACGCCAAATTATTGATACCAACCTCGCTCCCCGCAAAACTCTGACCGTGGTAGACGTGAATTTCGATACCCCCGACCTCACCACCTACACCACCTACGACATGCAGCAGTTCACCCAAATTGACATGGCCGAATTGCCCCGGTTTCTGGTGGCTCACAATGGTTTGGTATTACGACGGGATGTGAATGAGAGTGATTTGAGTGCCGCTGAGAAAGCGCAGTGTGAACAACGGCTAAGTGCAGACAAGTGTGCCGCCTAG